The sequence below is a genomic window from Methylophilus sp. DW102.
TTTACGCCCATGGGGCGGCATCATTGGGAGTTGCAGCGGGGCACCAATGAGATCCGGGTGCCCTTGCCGGGTCAGGTGTTGGTCAATAATATCGGTGTTGTCAAAACCATGGTCGAGAGCGGGCAGGGGGTGGCTTTGTTGCCAACCTTTATTTGTCAGGCGGCGGTGCGGCAGGGTGGCTTGCAACGTCTGTTGCCAGAGTGGCGTGGCCAAGCTGATGCGGTGCACCTGGTGTATCCTAAGCAGCGCTTTATGCCACCCAAGCTACGCGGGTTTATTGACCTGGCAGTGACTGCCCTGAAGCCACTGTTTGTCGCCTAGCCGGACACGAATTCTAAAGACTGCCTCCCGCAATCCCTTGAGGGGACTCACTTTCTTTCTACAGGCGCTGTAGATGCCCCCGTGACCCGGGGCGACTGAAGTTACGCTTGCATCACTGACATTTCTTAGTATTTTTTTGCCATTCTTCAGCTAAAAATCGTGGCTTGGCTGCTGTCATTTTGCGTTTTTTGGCGCATGATACCAAGATAAGCAATTAAAGTATCAGCCGCTTTTAACCGTTGTTAAGACATTAACAATTATAGGCAGGGGGATGCGTGCGTTGAACACCACCACGGCAGAATCATCAGCGCTACACATTGAAATTGTGGATATGCTGTATGGCAATAACCGCAGGTCATTACTGGCTGCGTTTATTGTCATGGCTGCGTTGCTGCTCGTGCAACGGCATTTGATCGCCTCACCGATTCTGCTGATTTGGAGCGTACTTTTTCTGCTGGCCTATGGCGCACGTGCCTTTTTAACCTACCAATATGCCAAAGACCCGGTGCGTGAGGCACATACCCGGCAATGGTTGCAGTGGTTTCGCGCCACCTCTCTGTTTTGCGGCATCGCCTGGGGTCTTGCGGGGATTCTGCTGTTTCCCGAGAGCGATACCGAACATCAGGCCTTTTTAATCTTTGCGCTGGTGGGTGTCTGCGGGGCAGGCATCGTCATTTATTCGGTGGATACCACGACGAGTAATTTGTTCACGGGTGGGATTTTGTTGTTCATGATTCCACGCTTTGTGCTACATGGCACACAGTTGTCGCTGGCGCTGGCGGTGCTATTTATAGTCTATGTGATTTATGTGACGGTGGCCGGCCGCAGCCTCGCCAGCAGTTTGCGTGACAATATTATGCTACGTATTGCCTCTAACCTGGACAATAAAAAAGTCCACCAATTGGCCTATTATGATTTTTTAACCGGGCTGCCTAACCGCCGTCTGTTAACGGATAGGCTCAACCAGTCATTTGCCCGCTGTGCACGGCACAAAAGTTATGGCGCGGTCATCTGCCTAGACCTGAATAATTTCAAGGGCCTCAATGACAGCAAAGGCCATCAGGCTGGCGATGAATTGCTACAGCAGGTGGCGGCGCGTTTATCCTTGAGCTTGCGCAAACGCGATACGATTGCACGCATGGGTGGCGACGAATTTATTGCCGTGCTGGATGATCTCTCTAAGGATAAGGCAGAGGCGGTGGTTGCCGCGCATCGGGCGGCCGAGAATATGATGGCGGTATTTTCTGCGCCGTTTGAGCTGCAAGACAGTTTGTACCGCACCTCGCCCAGTATCGGTATTTGCCTGTTTATGGGGGATCACTTCGACGAAGCCGAGGTGTTGCGTCGTTCAGATATTGCCATGTATCAGGCCAAAAAATCGGATAAGCTCAACAGTATCCAGATGTATGACGAGACGCTCCATCCCGCCATCGAGCAACGTGCGTCGCTTGAGAATGAGCTGGCATTTGCCTTGCAGGCCAATCAACTGTTGTTGTATTACCAGGTGCAGGTGAATGCGGCTCAGCAACCCATTGGTGCCGAAGTCTTGTTACGCTGGCAACACCCGACACTGGGCATGATTCCGCCCGACCAGTTTATCCCGATTGCAGAGGAGACGGGCGACATTGTGCCCATCGGGCATTGGGTGCTGACTCAGGCCTGCCAGCAACTCAAGCATTGGGCTGATTCTGCACACACGGCTGGACTTAAACTATCCGTCAATGTCAGTGCCAAGCAGTTTAGTCAGCCCGACTTTGTGCGGCAGGTGACAGAGATTGTGCTGGCCAGTGGCTGTGATGCGCGCCACCTGTGCCTGGAGTTGACCGAAAGTCTGATCGTAAAAAACATTGATGAGGTAATTGGCAAGATCAAGGCACTTAAGGCGCTGGGCATCACCTTCTCGCTGGATGATTTTGGCATAGGCCAGTCTTCACTGTCGGTATTGAGACGCTTGCCGCTGGATGAACTCAAGATCGACCGCAGTTTTATTAAAGATATTGCGCATAACAACTACGATTCATTCATTGTGCAAACCATCATCAATATGGGCAAAAATCTGAGTCACTCGGTGATTGCCGAAGGCGTGGAGTTACAGCAGCAGATGACCATGTTGCAGCATATGGGCTGCCAGCGTTTTCAGGGCTATTTGTTTAGCAAACCGGTGCCACTGGCTGAGTTTGAAGCCTGCTTGCAGGCGATTCTGACGCAGCCTGAGGCTTTGGCCAGATTGCAGACTGGCCTCTATTAAACCTTGATCCACTCTTCCGCCTGACTTAACCAGCGTTGCAAATGTGCGCTCACCGCTGCAGGGTCTGTCTGCAGCAGTTTTTCGGCCACGGGCTTCGCCGCGTCAAGCAGGTGCTCGTCCCGTTCCAGGTCGGCAATTTTGAGCATGGGCACGCCGCTCTGACGCGTGCCTAGCAGCTCGCCCGGGCCGCGAATATGCAAGTCGGCTTGCGCAATGGCAAAGCCATCATTGCTCTCATAAATCACTTTCAGCCGTTGGCGGCCAATTTGTGAGCATTGCTGTTTGCTATATAGCAGGATGCAGGTACTTTTTGCAGCGCCGCGGCCGACGCGTCCACGTAACTGGTGCAACTGACTCAGGCCCATGCGTTCGGCGTGTTCAATCACCATTAAACTCGCATTCGGTACATCCACGCCGACCTCAATCACGGTGGTGGCCACCAGCAACTGAATCTGATTGCCCGCAAACGCCTGCATGACGGCCTGCTTCTCTACGGGTTTCATGCGGCCATGCACCAGCCCGACCTTGAGGGTAGGGAACACCTGCTGCATATAGGCAAACGTGTCATTGGCGGTTTGCAATTGCAAGGCCTCAGACTCTTCAATTAGCGGACACACCCAGTAGGCTTGATGTCCTTGCGTGCAGGCCTCATAGACGCGCTGCAAAATCTCTTCACGTCTGTCATCCGCCACCAGTTTGGTGACGATAGGGGTCCGGCCCGGCGGTAGTTCGTCTATCACCGACACATCGAGGTCGGCGTAGTAGCTCATGGACAAGGTGCGTGGAATCGGCGTGGCTGACATCATGAGCTGGTGCGGTTCCAGCGCCGTGGCTTGTCCGCTGGTCGCACCTTTTTTTCTAAGGGCCAGCCGCTGGCCGACACCAAAGCGGTGCTGCTCATCCACAATTGCCAACCCCAGTTGCTTGAACTGCACTTCGTCCTGAAACAGCGCATGTGTACCTACGGCTAACATGGCTTCACCATTGGCAATCATTGACAGTGACTGCTCACGTTCCCTTTTCGGCTGGCTACCTGTCAGCCAGGCCAGTGTGATGCCCAAGGGCTGTAACCAGCTACTGAGTTTCTTGTAATGTTGTTCGGCCAGGATTTCCGTGGGCGCCATCATCGCCACTTGCCAGCCGTGTTCGATCAGTTGTAGCGCGGCCAGGCAAGCGACGATAGTTTTGCCACTGCCAACATCGCCTTGCAGCAAGCGCTGCATGGGGTAGGGTTGGCCCAGGTCCTGGCGGATTTCTTTCACCACTTTTTGCTGTGCTGCGGTGAGCTCAAACGGCAGCATGGCGAGCAGGCGGTCAGCCAGCGCATGGGTGTCTGCAATCGCGGGGGCCGTGGCGCGTTTGCGCCGGGCATAATGCTGGCGCATGGATAACTGTTGCGCCAGCAACTCGTCATAAGCCAGGCGTTGCCAGGCCGGATGGCTGCGGTCTTCCAGGCTGGTAAGCGGGCTGTCTGGCGAGGGTTGGTGCAGCAAGTGCACGCTGCTGGCAAAGTCTGGCAGGGCCAGGGAGGCATATACCCAGGCGGGCAGGGTTTCGGTTAACAATGCAGGCTGCAATACCAGATTGACCGCTTTGCGCAGGCTATTCTGGCTCAAGCCTGCGGTGGTGGGGTAGACGGGTGTCAGTGCCTGATTGACGGGGGTTTCTTCACTGACTTTGCGTTGGGTGGGGTGCACCATTTCATAGCCAAAAAAGCCGCCACGCACTTCACCAAACACGCGCAAGCGCTGGCCTGGTTGCATGAGGGCGATCTGGCTGGGATAAAAATGTAAAAAGCGCAAATGCAGGATGCCAGTGTCATCTTGCAGGCTGACATTGAGCGCTTTGCGCGGTTTGTAGCTGACCTCCTGATGTACCACCACACCTTCAACCTGCGTTTGTTCACCCAGACGCAAATCGCGGATAGCGGTAATGCGCGTTTCATCCAGATAACGCAAGGGCAAGTGCAGCAGTAAGGCTTCGGCCGAGGTAATCCCCAGTTTGCCCAACTGGCTGCGCAGGGCAGGCGACAGACCTTTGATTTCGCTCAAGGGACGCATGCGGTCAAGTCAGGCTTACTGGATGCGCTGCTCCACCTGGTTGCCTTTGACGCGGTTGATACGCACGATCTGCTGGATCTTGCGCAGGTTGCGGATCAAGGTAGCCAGATGCACTCGGTTGTGGACCTGCAAGGTAAAGTTGACGTTGGAGTACTGGCTGCCGTCGCTGGTCTCCACACTCACATTGTCAATGTTGGCTTCTGCATTGGAAATGGTGGCCGCAATCTTGGCCAGCATGCCGCGCTCATCCACCACCGTGATACGCAAGTTGACGCTGAACAGTTTTTTCGGATCCGCATCCCATTCCACATCCAGCCATTTTTCCGGATCCAGCCGGAATTTGCGGATGGCGGGGCAATCATGCGTGTGAATGACCAGGCCTTTATCTTTATTGATAAAGCCCAGAATCGGGTCGCCAGGAATCGGGCGGCAGCAGGGCGCAAACTGAACAGCCATCCCCTCGGAGCCGCGGATGGTAATCGTATCGAGTACCTTGCCGGTTTTATCTTCGGTTTCGGCTGGATGGGCCAGCAGCTGGTGCGCTACCATCAGGCTATTACGTTTGCCGAGGCCGATATCGGTCAGAATTGCCTGGCGCGTTTTGCTGCCATAGTCATTCATGACCTTTTGCCATTGTTTGTCGCTAATGTCACCCGGCTCGATATGCATGGCGCGTAACGCCACATTAAGCATACGCTCGCCCAGTTGTGCCGACTCTTCCACCTTGACCGTTTTCAGGTAATGGCGGATATGCGAGCGTGCCTTGCCGGTCACCACATAATTGAGCCAGGCCGGATTGGGCTTGGCCAGCGGGGCAGTAATGATTTCCACATGGTCGCCATTGCGCATTTCACTGCGTAGCGGTGCCAGCTCATTATTGATCTTGACCGCGACACAGCTATTGCCCACATCAGAGTGGACGGCATAGGCAAAATCCACCGCCGTCGAGCCACGTGGCAAGGCCATGATGTTGCCTTTGGGCGTAAACACATAGACCTCGTCCGGGAACAGGTCGACCTTGAAGTTCTCCAGAAACTCGTGGCTATCATCGCTTTCGGTCTGGATTTCTACCAAGCGTTGCAGCCACTGGTGGGTTTGTTGTTGCAGCTTGGTCAGGTGGGCATCGGTGGTTTTATACAGCCAGTGCGCAGCCACCCCGGCATCGGCAATGTTGTGCATCTCCTGGCTGCGGATTTGCACCTCAATCGGCGTGCCAAACGGACCAAACAGGGTGGTATGCAACGATTGATAACCGTTGGCCTTGGGGATGGCAATGTAGTCCTTGAAGCGGCCGGGAATAGGTTTGTAAAGCGCATGCAGCGCCCCTAACGCCAGATAGCAGGCGGCGTTGTCCTTGACGATGACGCGAAAACCGTAAATGTCGTTAATTTGCGACAATTTCATCGATTTTTCGCTCATCTTTTTGTAAATACTGAATAGATGTTTTTCGCGGCCCTGTACATCGTACTCAATGCCGTATTGCAATAGCTGGTTTTGGATGGCCTCCAGGATCTTGCTGATCACTTCTTTACGGTTACCGCGTGCCAGCCGGATGGCTTTGTCGATCACGTGGTAGCGGTTGGGGTATAAATACTTGAGGCTCAGGTCTTCCAACTCATGGTAAATCGGGTTCAGGCCCAGCCGGTTGGCAATTGGCGCATAAATATCCAGCGTTTCACGGGCGATGCGCTTTTGCTTTTCTGGCCGCATGGCGTCCAGTGTTTGCATGTTATGCAGCCGGTCGGCCAGCTTGACCAGGATCACGCGGACATCCTGGCTCATGGCCAACAGCATTTTGCGGAAGTTTTCCGCTTGTGCCTGCATGGCAGTTTGCAACTCGACCTTATCCAGCTTGGTCAGGCCGTCTACCAGGTCAGCCACTTGTTTGCCAAAGCGCTCGGCAATGGCGGCACTGTCGACTTCGGTATCCTCGACCACATCATGCAGCAATGCGGCCAGCAGGGTAGGCAGATCCAGGTGCAGTTTAGCCAGAATACAGGTCACCGCCACCGGGTGCGAGATATACGGTTCACCGGTTTTGCGGGTTTGTCCCGCATGCGCCTGGTCGGCATAGTGATACGCTTGCCAGACCAGTTGCACTTCTTCTTCGTTGAGATATTTGCGGATCAGCTGCGTAAGGGGGGAATCCTCACGGTCAGCGGGGAGCAAGTCCGCTTCGCTCAGCGGCGGTTTGGACTTGCGATGGGCATGGTCGCCTTGGGTGTGAGGCATGGCTGCTTAAGCGTGGCCCTTTTTCTCTAAGATCTCTACACCGATTTTACCGGCAGCAATTTCACGCAAGGCAATCACGGTCGGTTTGTCTTTTTGTGAATAACCACTGACGAGTGG
It includes:
- the recG gene encoding ATP-dependent DNA helicase RecG, producing the protein MRPLSEIKGLSPALRSQLGKLGITSAEALLLHLPLRYLDETRITAIRDLRLGEQTQVEGVVVHQEVSYKPRKALNVSLQDDTGILHLRFLHFYPSQIALMQPGQRLRVFGEVRGGFFGYEMVHPTQRKVSEETPVNQALTPVYPTTAGLSQNSLRKAVNLVLQPALLTETLPAWVYASLALPDFASSVHLLHQPSPDSPLTSLEDRSHPAWQRLAYDELLAQQLSMRQHYARRKRATAPAIADTHALADRLLAMLPFELTAAQQKVVKEIRQDLGQPYPMQRLLQGDVGSGKTIVACLAALQLIEHGWQVAMMAPTEILAEQHYKKLSSWLQPLGITLAWLTGSQPKREREQSLSMIANGEAMLAVGTHALFQDEVQFKQLGLAIVDEQHRFGVGQRLALRKKGATSGQATALEPHQLMMSATPIPRTLSMSYYADLDVSVIDELPPGRTPIVTKLVADDRREEILQRVYEACTQGHQAYWVCPLIEESEALQLQTANDTFAYMQQVFPTLKVGLVHGRMKPVEKQAVMQAFAGNQIQLLVATTVIEVGVDVPNASLMVIEHAERMGLSQLHQLRGRVGRGAAKSTCILLYSKQQCSQIGRQRLKVIYESNDGFAIAQADLHIRGPGELLGTRQSGVPMLKIADLERDEHLLDAAKPVAEKLLQTDPAAVSAHLQRWLSQAEEWIKV
- the rpoZ gene encoding DNA-directed RNA polymerase subunit omega codes for the protein MARITVDDCLDNIPNRFQLTLVAAYRARQLANGSDPLVSGYSQKDKPTVIALREIAAGKIGVEILEKKGHA
- a CDS encoding bifunctional (p)ppGpp synthetase/guanosine-3',5'-bis(diphosphate) 3'-pyrophosphohydrolase, with translation MPHTQGDHAHRKSKPPLSEADLLPADREDSPLTQLIRKYLNEEEVQLVWQAYHYADQAHAGQTRKTGEPYISHPVAVTCILAKLHLDLPTLLAALLHDVVEDTEVDSAAIAERFGKQVADLVDGLTKLDKVELQTAMQAQAENFRKMLLAMSQDVRVILVKLADRLHNMQTLDAMRPEKQKRIARETLDIYAPIANRLGLNPIYHELEDLSLKYLYPNRYHVIDKAIRLARGNRKEVISKILEAIQNQLLQYGIEYDVQGREKHLFSIYKKMSEKSMKLSQINDIYGFRVIVKDNAACYLALGALHALYKPIPGRFKDYIAIPKANGYQSLHTTLFGPFGTPIEVQIRSQEMHNIADAGVAAHWLYKTTDAHLTKLQQQTHQWLQRLVEIQTESDDSHEFLENFKVDLFPDEVYVFTPKGNIMALPRGSTAVDFAYAVHSDVGNSCVAVKINNELAPLRSEMRNGDHVEIITAPLAKPNPAWLNYVVTGKARSHIRHYLKTVKVEESAQLGERMLNVALRAMHIEPGDISDKQWQKVMNDYGSKTRQAILTDIGLGKRNSLMVAHQLLAHPAETEDKTGKVLDTITIRGSEGMAVQFAPCCRPIPGDPILGFINKDKGLVIHTHDCPAIRKFRLDPEKWLDVEWDADPKKLFSVNLRITVVDERGMLAKIAATISNAEANIDNVSVETSDGSQYSNVNFTLQVHNRVHLATLIRNLRKIQQIVRINRVKGNQVEQRIQ
- a CDS encoding EAL domain-containing protein gives rise to the protein MRALNTTTAESSALHIEIVDMLYGNNRRSLLAAFIVMAALLLVQRHLIASPILLIWSVLFLLAYGARAFLTYQYAKDPVREAHTRQWLQWFRATSLFCGIAWGLAGILLFPESDTEHQAFLIFALVGVCGAGIVIYSVDTTTSNLFTGGILLFMIPRFVLHGTQLSLALAVLFIVYVIYVTVAGRSLASSLRDNIMLRIASNLDNKKVHQLAYYDFLTGLPNRRLLTDRLNQSFARCARHKSYGAVICLDLNNFKGLNDSKGHQAGDELLQQVAARLSLSLRKRDTIARMGGDEFIAVLDDLSKDKAEAVVAAHRAAENMMAVFSAPFELQDSLYRTSPSIGICLFMGDHFDEAEVLRRSDIAMYQAKKSDKLNSIQMYDETLHPAIEQRASLENELAFALQANQLLLYYQVQVNAAQQPIGAEVLLRWQHPTLGMIPPDQFIPIAEETGDIVPIGHWVLTQACQQLKHWADSAHTAGLKLSVNVSAKQFSQPDFVRQVTEIVLASGCDARHLCLELTESLIVKNIDEVIGKIKALKALGITFSLDDFGIGQSSLSVLRRLPLDELKIDRSFIKDIAHNNYDSFIVQTIINMGKNLSHSVIAEGVELQQQMTMLQHMGCQRFQGYLFSKPVPLAEFEACLQAILTQPEALARLQTGLY